The sequence TCAAATAATGTCTCCCACTAAGTACTGATAAGAGTCTTTATTTGGACCTTGCTCTCAGCTTAGTGGGCAAGTGGGCAATTAAGAAGCTattattacattgatgttgagaagggtttcatttttttctctataaaaacCAGAGCTCCCTATTCAACTATGCAACACAATTCTTTAGTTCTATCCTTCACTTCTCTAAGCATAATTTGTTACAAATCAAAATGGAAAGCTTAGGGAAGTTGGGGAAATGGTCTTTTCTAACAGTTGCTTTGGCAATTTGCTTAGTAGCCAGCACTGTTGTTGCTGATTACTCTTATGAGTATACTTCACCCTCACCTTCTCACAACTCTAACAAGTACTACAAATCACCATCTCCTTCCAAGTATCATGTGCCCACTCCTTATTACAAGAAGCCTTATCCATCACACTATTACTATAAATCACCAGCACCTTCAAAGCACACTTATTACAAATCGCCATCACCAGCAAAATATTACAAGTCACATGTTCCTTCAAAGCATTATAACTACAAGTCACCCATTGTAACCAAGTATTACAAGTCACATGTTCCTTCAAAGCACTATTACAAGTCACCTGTTGCAACAAAGTATTACTACAAGTCCCCAACTCCTTCAAAGCATTATTACAAATCACCCGCTCCTTCTAAGTATTACTACAAGTCCCCATCGCCTACAAAGTACTACAAGTCCCCGTCTCCAATAAAGTACTACAGGTCACCTACTCCATCAACAAACTATTACTACAAATCACCATCTCcaacaaaatattacaaatcaCCCACTCCATCTAAATACTACAAGTCACCTTCACCAACAAAATATTACAAGTCACCAGTTTACTACAAGTCACCTCCACCTCCACTAAAATACTACGAGAAACCACCAACTTATTACAATTCTCCACCTCCACCATACTACCAAGAATCTACACCTTCCAATAAATCTTCTCCACCTCCTCCAAAGACCTATGAACAATCACCTACATACTACtcacctccaccaccaccaTACTACAAAGAAACACCAACCTATGCCTCCCCGCCACCACCTGTGAAGTACGAGGAACCTGTCACCTATGCTTCACCGCCGCCACCTGAGAAGTACGAGGTTCCTCCCACCTATGCTTCACCTCCACCCCCATCACCATCTCCCCCACCACCAACCTATTACTAGTAGTCAAATCCATTCTTTTCGATCAATTTCCACCACCTTTGGGGTTTTCCATTTCCCTTTATGCTTCCTAATATGACCGGCTTTGATTGTTGTGTGtgatttttgtattaataattcgTAATATTTATCTTTGGAGATTTAAGTAAGATCCTTGTGGTCTCCATCAATTTGATTTATTGTATCAAgattttattttggtgtaatttatcatgaattttattttgtttaatgcTGTATCATCTTTGTTTCATATTGTTTGTTCTAGTTGACTGAATTCTTACGTATAggcatattttattttttttccaattatttttCTGAAAGGATTTATCATGGGAAATAAGCCATAAGACCATAGCATTGATCTGAAAAGgtgaaattataaaatgaataaatataccGGGAATTAACAGTATGTAACACAATAATCTtcacttttcataaaaaaaaaatggttgttttgtatttctattttttttcatttctcataataaataagtatgtttaaaaataaatatgaattctaATAATCTCAAACAAAGAACAAATACTAATCCACCACAAAGCTTACAACTAATAGTATAATACaggaataaataatataaaatattatttttgccttataaatttaaaaattgtttcaTAATATCTTTTAATGTTGAAATCTGACactataattttgtttttaaattttacactCATACAATAAAGTTAACTGCTCGTACTTACTAAggatttttaagaaaaagtgataataaggtttcaaaataaatgagtGGTGACATAAGTCTTAAGTAGTGGATGTAGGTgataattatgtgattaatgatcAAAGATTGTAGAGTTGCCATCAAGCTTATAAGTTGATAGTTTGGTCCATTGAATAAAATGAAGAGTAAAAGAGTAAATTGANNNNNNNNNNNNNNNNNNNNNNNNNNNNNNNNNNNNNNNNNNNNNNNNNNNNNNNNNNNNNNNNNNNNNNNNNNNNNNNNNNNNNNNNNNNNNNNNNNNNNNNNNNNNNNNNNNNNNNNNNNNNNNNNNNNNNNNNNNNNNNNNNNNNNNNNNNNNNNNNNNNNNNNNNNNNNNNNNNNNNNNNNNNNNNNNNNNNNNNNNNNNNNNNNNNNNNNNNNNNNNNNNNNNNNNNNNNNNNNNNNNNNNNNNNNNNNNNNNNNNNNNNNNNNNNNNNNNNNNNNNacaaaatattacaaatcaCCCACTCCATCTAAATACTACAAGTCACCTTCACCAACAAAATATTACAAGTCACCAGTTTACTACAAGtcacctccacctccaccaAAATACTACGAGAAACCACCAACTTATTACAATTCTCCACCTCCACCATACTACCAAGAATCTACACCTTCCTATAAATCTTCTCCACCTCCTCCAAAGACCTATGAACAATCACCTACATACTACtcacctccaccaccaccaTACTACAAAGAAACACCAACCTATGCCTCCCCGCCACCACCTGTGAAGTACGAGGAACCTGTCACCTATGCTTCACCGCCGCCACCTGAGAAGTACGAGGTTCCTCCCACCTATGCTTCACCTCCACCCCCATCACCATCTCCCCCACCACCAACCTATTACTAGTAGTCAAATCCATTCTTTTCGATCAATTTCCACCACCTTTGGGGTTTTCCATTTCCCTTTATGCTTCCTAATATGACCGGCTTTGATTGTTGTGTGtgatttttgtattaataattcgTAATATTTATCTTTGGAGATTTAAGTAAGATCCTTGTGGTCTCCATCAATTTGATTTATTGTATCAAgattttattttggtgtaatttatcatgaattttattttgtttaatgcTGTATCATCTTTGTTTCATATTGTTTGTTCTAGTTGACTGAATTCTTACGTATAggcatattttattttttttccaattatttttCTGAAAGGATTTATCATGGGAAATAAGCCATAAGACCATAGCATTGATCTGAAAAGgtgaaattataaaatgaataaatataccGGGAATTAACAGTATGTAACACAATAATCTtcacttttcataaaaaaaaaatggttgttttgtatttctattttttttcatttctcataataaataagtatgtttaaaaataaatatgaattctaATAATCTCAAACAAAGAACAAATACTAATCCACCACAAAGCTTACAACTAATAGTATAATACaggaataaataatataaaatattatttttgccttataaatttaaaaattgtttcaTAATATCTTTTAATGTTGAAATCTGACactataattttgtttttaaattttacactCATACAATAAAGTTAACTGCTCGTACTTACTAAggatttttaagaaaaagtgataataaggtttcaaaataaatgagtGGTGACATAAGTCTTAAGTAGTGGATGTAGGTgataattatgtgattaatgatcAAAGATTGTAGAGTTGCCATCAAGCTTATAAGTTGATAGTTTGGTCCATTGAATAAAATGAAGAGTAAAAGAGTAAATTGATtaaaacctaatttaaccaattttggtGGGAATTAAAATTGGGGGAAGCCACCAGCAAGCTATACCAAAAGAGGAAATAAAACtcttgtcatatttttttttcttcttcattcttgcTTGCTTGCTTGTCTTTCTTCCTGTTCTTTttatctctttcttcttcttttcgtaCATTATTGATCTTGCCTACCAGTTCATgagctttcttcttttcttcttcttgaatcggatttaactaatttaattagtGGATTAAATTTTGTTTGCTCTCAATTGAAATTACTTCATAAATGAGTAGGGTCATACACCATTGTTTtgatatgtaaaattaatagttCTTTGAAATCATTCATCATCTTTTGGACACctgcaattttttcaataaaatcatattttcatttactttttattttaaaaatgatttggatagaattataaaagttaaaaaatgaaatgcttttttatattttattaaaaattagcaaattttaaaaatattaatttaatccaagatttacttaattacattttaaaaatgatttgacCAGCTCTCGATCGAtctatcaccaaaaatcaaaccaaagttcatttaattttctccatttaccttctaaatatgaaaattgtttttcaatattattttgaaacGGACACTACAATTACCGGTGCTATTTCAACTTCTCCCGCCGTCTGATGTTCCCGTCGCCGGTAGCCGCTGGTCAATGCTCCCTCGCTTGCTGCGTCAGTGGCTCCTTCCTTATTACTCCGATGGTTCTTTCCCTTGCCTTTTTTACTCTTTCGACAATTTTCTCAGCTATTTCAATCATTCGTTTGGTTTCGAGCTTATTTTATCCGTTTATTCCCCTGCATTTGCACAGGTTTATATATGACTGTACATATTTGTTATCAAGGTGTTATAGGGGTAAAGGTAACTGCTTTAGTATTTTGGATTGTCAAGGATTCTaatacttgtacattttccgTTGGTATATTCTCAATTTGGTAAGGATAAAGTATTTTGCTTGAAATGCCTAAGTTCCATTCCCCTGCCAATAGTCTCCCTTAGTTGGCGTTGTTTATGTTCAGTGTAAGTGCTCTTCGGACTTCGAGGACTCTGGCATACATTGATTCTGGATTTAGGTTACGTGACCTTTTCTCTATCCGCAACAACAATTATGCTTCAATGGCAACTAGTTAGGGTCGGCTATATGAGTCCCCATTCACCATTTCAGTCCCTATagtacttctttttcttcatttcaataCTTGTATAAGTCCTCATTGGAGATGCACGTAAGTGAGGAGGTGTGAGAGATTGACTATGGTGGTTATAAGGAGAGGTATAGGTAGGTCAAAGAAGTATTAGGAGGTGTGACACATATGTATCTTACTGAGGACGAGACCCTAGATAGTAAGATATGTAAGTCGAGGATTAGGTAAGGTTAGTGAATAGTTGAGTGTTGTCTTGTTTCCTTGTGTTGTTGCTACAGttctcttcttcattgtttCCGGTATGACTTCTTCATTACTGTATTTGCTTTacatacttgattttttttatgttttactttgAGCCGATGGTCTACTAGAAACAACCTCTTTACTTTGTCTCAAGGTAGGGTTAACGCTGCGTACACACCACGCTCCCCAGACCTGGGATTACattgtgtatgttgttgtaatactgtttaattttatcttttagatAGAATTAAGGGTTCTCCACCTAcaaagatttttatattttgtacttATCCCTACTCTATCATGTACACATCCCTCTCCAAACTAAGAAGACTCATGTCAAACACCGGCCTAATGTAAGTGTACCAAGTCGTGTTATGTAAGTgcgaaatagatttttaactTCACCTCAGTTAAGTGGCTTCACTGCACACACCTATATGGATATTAGCTTGTCTTGTATTCAATAGTAAGTTCGTATTAAATCCAAGAGATTGTAGATCCTTTAAGCCAATTTTCCTCCATATGATTTTTGGTCTACCTTATTCCCCTTAGCATATTCAGTTTTAATGTTGTATACCCCTGCATTTGGTGTCCACGTAGGAGTAGGACATGATCAAACCATCTTCTTTTACTATCCCAtgccattttttcttttatttttgtcctCTATCTGTGTGCAAATTCTACCTGATGTGATTACTTCTATCTTGTCTTTGttcatgaaaaaagaaaaaaatataatgctAAGGTATAATTACAGGCTATTAATGCTTTTTTCAAATAAGCAATTCATATGCTAATTCTAAAAGAGACCATAGGAATTTGCTTTTTCCCCGAGAAGGATGATCATGGGGAGCATCATTGGATAAGTTGTGTAAAGAACACCGTCTACTTCATGCACCATAAGTTGTCGGATGAATGTGCAGCTAGATGTTTTTGCACTGTGCTCTACTCCTCTTGTCTGGTTTTTATCTGGTCTTGAGAGAGGGAGAGGAGTTACTGCCTCATTCGTTAATTTTAAACACATCTGAGCAAGATTTGTGGAAGTTTTATTTTACAAGTCGAAGTGTAAAAGATTAAGCTAGTTAGTTACCCAAATAAATACAATCAAAGTCACTTAAACCTTATCAGATAATAGTAAAATAAGTCTGTTTATTTTGGTTGGAAGTTTTGTACCTTCTTTTGTACTTGAGGTGACATATTATCTAAATAGGTTTCTTCTTGTATTGATCTGAGAAGAATTAATCTGAAACCAAATCAAACTGACAATATGTATATTGTATAGCAGttcttatatttttacatattggAAATTTAGAACATAAACATTtgtaacaattttcaaaatctcTGTGTTTTCTGGTAGCTTTAACATGATCTTATATAGATAGGATCCCAGTGCTGGTAGCCGTtgaatttttgttcttcttctgcTTTTATTTTGAGATAGGGGCAATGTCAAACTCTATATTATAAGTCAACCTACAGATTCTGGCATTgagaaaacaacaaagaaaatgcCCCCATTTATTATTAACTACTTTCTGGTATATAGAtcctctttgtttttattttaattatcatttgTCAGCAGATAATGCCTCCCACTTAGTACTGATCAGGTATTTATTAGGACCTTGCTCTCAGCTTAGTGGGCAAGTGGGCAACTAAGATACTGTTACATTAATGCTGAGAAGGGTCTCACTTTGCTCTATAAAAACCAGAGTTCTCTACTCAATTATGCAACACAAGTCCTTAGTTTATCCTTCACTTCTCTGGGTACAATTTGTCCCAAATCAAAATGGAAAACTTGGGGAAGTTGGGGAAATGGTCTTTTCTAACTGTTGCTTTGGCAATTTGCTTAGTAGCCAGCACTGTTGTTGCTGATTACTCTTATGAATATACTTCACCCTCACCTTCTCACAACTCTAACAAGTACTACAAATCACCATCTCCATCCAACTATCATGTGCCCACTCCTTATTACAAGAAACCTTATCCATCACACTACTACTACAAATCACCAGCACCTTCAAAGCACGCTTATTACAAATCGCCATCACCAGCAAAATATTACAAGTCACATGTTCCTTCAAAGCACTACTACAAGTCACCGGTTGCAACAAAGTATTACTAAAAGTTCCCAACTCCTTCAAAGTATTATTACAAATCACCCGCTCCTTCTAAGTATTACTACAAGTCCCCAACTCCTTCAAAGTACTACTATAAGTCACCGGTTGCAACAAAGTATTACAAGTCTCCTACTCCTTCAAGTCATTATTACAAGTCACCCTCTCCTTCTAAGTATTACTACAAGTCCCCAACTCCATCAAAGAGATGCTACAAATCTTCATCGCCCGCAAAGTATTACAAGTCGCCAACTCCATCAACACGTTATTACTACAAGTCGCCTTCACCAACAAAATATTACAAGTTACCTGTTTACTACAAGTCccctccaccaccaccaactTATTACGAGGAATCACCTTCATACTACAAGtcacctccacctccaccaAAATACTATGAGTGATCACCTTCGTACTACAACTCACCTCCTCCCCCACCAAAATACTATGAACAATCACCATCATCTTACAAGTCTCCACCACCTCCACCAAAATACTACGAGGAATCACCAACCTATCACAAGTCTCCACCTCCACCATACTACCCAGAATCTACTCCTTCCTATAAATCTCCTCCACCTCCTCCAAAATCCTACGAACAATCACCTTCGACCTACAATTCACCACATCCTCCAAAGACCTATGAACAATCACCATTATACTATTCACCACCACCATCACCGTACTACGAGCAAACACCAACCTATTCCTCGCCACCGCCACCACCTGAGAAATACGAGCAATCCGTCACCTATGCTTCACCTCCACCCCCGTCGCCAACCTACTAACATTCTAATCATTATCATCAATCATTTCCCATCATCTCCATGACCTACTAACTCTCTTTTCATCCTTCATCTGAAGATTTTCACTTCCTTTGCCAAAAAATTATGTTTCCACATATGACCGGCTTTGTTCGTTGtatgttcttttgttttaataatttgtaatatttatcCTTGGATATTTAAGTAAGATGTTGAGATCTCCATCAGTTTGGCTTATTGTATCaagattcttttttttgtgtatttcaaTAAGAGTTGTACTTTGCTCAATACTATCTTCTCTTTGTCTAATATATTTGAGGAGCATCTCAGATTATTGTCTAAAGATGATTTTCTTCTCAATTATAGTTTATAACTTATTTATTACAGAAGTTTAACAAGACAAAAGTAAAAGAATGAGGAAAGGTGCAAGATAGGTCCATGCACaacaaattttcttctttgactTCGTGGCTATTACTGTATTTTGGATGGTAATTGTACTTTTTATCAGTTTTTCagaaataaatcatataaaataagcataacaataaaataattaggagAATTTAATTAGGGGTATGCATCTTTTTTccccattatttttcttagagAATTATCAGTGGGAAATAAATCAAATGAGATAATGTGATCTTTAAAGGTtgaattacaaaataaataaagactACATGAATTAGCCCTATGTCAGAGCCTGTTTGAATTAGTTGATTGTAAATAACTCATAAATTTTAAGTGCTGGAACTGATTTTATAATTGAATAATTACGTGTTTGGATGTTGGAATAAAAAATGTTCCTTTATTAGAATGATTAGAATATCCTTAAGAAGTTTATAAAATGTTATAATTTAGGAGTAATCTagtaaagaagagaaagaacaaTGGGCTACAAAATGAAGAGAGAGTTAGGAGTTCTCTTTTGGGAAAGatactttgaaaattaaaaaatattaaggataaaatagtaaaatattttatcaaagcAAAAGTATAATGTGCAAAATCATAAGTTGGTGATGGCCAACATTGGCTTTTGACTGATTTAACTTAGAAATATTTGACTTGTAAGTAC comes from Solanum pennellii chromosome 1, SPENNV200 and encodes:
- the LOC114077199 gene encoding extensin-2-like, with the translated sequence MESLGKLGKWSFLTVALAICLVASTVVADYSYEYTSPSPSHNSNKYYKSPSPSKYHVPTPYYKKPYPSHYYYKSPAPSKHTYYKSPSPAKYYKSHVPSKHYNYKSPIVTKYYKSHVPSKHYYKSPVATKYYYKSPTPSKHYYKSPAPSKYYYKSPSPTKYYKSPSPIKYYRSPTPSTNYYYKSPSPTKYYKSPTPSKYYKSPSPTKYYKSPVYYKSPPPPLKYYEKPPTYYNSPPPPYYQESTPSNKSSPPPPKTYEQSPTYYSPPPPPYYKETPTYASPPPPVKYEEPVTYASPPPPEKYEVPPTYASPPPPSPSPPPPTYY